A segment of the Lycium ferocissimum isolate CSIRO_LF1 chromosome 5, AGI_CSIRO_Lferr_CH_V1, whole genome shotgun sequence genome:
TACTACACCTCAATCCCAAGGTAGTCAGGGTAGGCTACTAGAACTTATTTAAAAAGAATAATAGAACCTATTAGCACTAGCCACTTACTTTCTGTCCTAGttttaaaattccaaaactTTGCAAAGAGACTGTGGAAAAGGGCAGGGTATGGTAGACGAATCAAATTATGTAAAATAGTTGGGATATGAAAGTTCCACTAAATATCGTGTACTGAACATTTTCTGCTCAAATATCATACATTGAGCATTTAAACCCTACCTTTCTCCTTTCTGAGGAAAAATAATGCAATCCGCCCAGGCCTTTTCCTCTAATGCCACCTCATACACAGCATCCAGTACTCTTATATCTCCTGGATGAAGACAAGGGTTTTTTGTTACTACAACCTTGCCTCTTACTACTGCAGTTTTTTCATCCACCTTCTCAAAGAAATTCTGGGGACCATTTTGTAGCTCGGCCTTATTCATGGTTATTCGTACATAAACCTGGCCATAATCCAATATACCTGTTTCATCTAGGCATCCTACTAGAACTCGCCCTTTTGGGATGAATATACGACACCTACTTCTTAGGTCAGAAAGCTGATTCTCAAAATGTGATTGAAGCATCATCGAAAGATAAGGCTCCAAATTGGGTGCGTATCCTTGAAGCAACATCCTCATTAAGATTTTTTTTACGTCTCCACCACCTATGCTCTCCAAAACATCTAAAGCTGCCTCGTTAGTGGTCAACATCTTGCCCAGAAGACGGAGATGATTATCTAGCAGGTCTTCTAAAGCTTTATCCTCAACTCCCAAAGTAGATAAAAGGATAACAATCTCCCGGTTCAGATAGCAAGGCATGGCGTCACTCCACTTGGTAATATTAAGCATCCTGTTCTTTGATTCAAATTTGAGCATACTGCCACGAAGTGACAGCTTGCGGAAGGAATTACGGTCAACAGCTATCACACCTTTATAACCACCATATCGTATTTGAAATGCTGATGGGATATCATCCAATCCACATTTTTCAGCAACTTGTCTGGCAAAAGCTTGGGAAATCTTTCCAATACCATCTGAGAAGCAATAAGTAACACCATCAGAGGTTACTTCAATATCTGGAAGAATCTCAACATGCTGCGGTTGGACCTCCATTGTTTGAAAAGAGGTGCTAAACAACTGACCCATCCTTGCAGCACATTTCGAGACACTACGAATCTTGTTGAAGCACCCCATCCACTCTCTGATATCTTCTGCCTTGACATATTCATTAGAAGCAAACATCCAAACTGAATTTGAGCGTAGCTGACTGGCCGAGAATGCCAGGAAAAAGAATCTTTTAGTTCCAATAACAATTCCTTCTCGAAGGATAGACAAAATCCGATGATAGATTTTTGTTCTGTAAGGTTTTGCAAAGATACCTTGTTCAACACTCATAGAAATGGCATTAGGAGAAAGTTTACTCCAATCCTCTTCTACAAAAGTTACTCTCAAGAAATCAGAAGCATGTGATGCAAAGTTCTTCACGATGTAATTGGAGGTTTCAAGCTCTGGACCCAAGCAGTAAATCTTTGATGGTGTTACCAAGACTCTGTGAACACTCATCATGTTATGATTCACTAACCTGCGGTAAGATGATGAAGGTTGGTTCTTACTGCTTTTACCCGAAACATGCAATCGTGTCTTGATGAATGTCACAGGCTCGAAGCAGGTTGACTGCAACTTCTGCATTTTTTGAAGGAACATCACTGCAGTATCCAATTCTAATTTGCTAAGAACTTCAATGAGATCAGTATCAACAGCACCAAGACTAATTTTTTGAGTGTGTACGAGGGAGTTAAGCTGGAAAAGGATCTCGTATGGTAGCTTCAGATCTGATCGGAAACTCACAAGGGGAACGAATTCAGAAGCAGAATAAATATCTCCAACTTTAACCAGAAATAGATGTATCACATTGTTGTTGCAATATGGCAAACTAGAAAGCAAATCTGAACTTAATAATCTGTCTTCAATTTCCCAACAAAGAGAAGATGAACATCCGATAGACTTTATGCCGGAAAAATCAGTTGTCCGAACCCAAAGGAACTCACAATCTTCCTTGCAGATATGATACCGGTCAGCACTGAATTTGGAAGCAACAGCGGTTCCAGAAACTCTTTGGTATAGCTTGGGTGCATGTTTTAGCTGAAAGCAAAACTActgaaatgaaaatgacaaacttgatttgtttcttttttctaataGATTTTTATAGAAGATCGTAAGTCAATTCTAACCCATCAAGATACAATACATACTGGAAGGAAATAAGTGgtccaatttttcaaaaaaaaaaaggaaaaaaaaaaaaagggaaggtaCATATCGCCCAAAGAAATAGCTTTTGCCTCAGAAATAAAGGTTAAACGATCGAAAAATTCAGCAATGCCAAGATTTCATTTCAGCAAAATGTTACTCCATTTCCCGTCAGAGgattttcactttatctttTTGGTTTTCTTACGAAATTCTGTTTCTCTTTTCAAGGTTATGTCAGGGGTATTTTTACACAAAGTTCACTCAGGATAGGATATCATCTATCGTTGTATTTTATTGCATgtatcacatacataaattaaaaaaaaaaaaaaagggttatccctttgttttaattgtttattGGAAAAAATTAAACTCAGACTTCTTTAGAAGTCGGAGACTAGTCAATACATAATAAAAATGTTCTTAGACCAAATAGTGACAGAAGCATCCATGACACATGCACAATCCCAGCTAATATAACATGCCATGACTATAGCCTTATTAGCCCGAGTTATTGTTAATACTTTTACTGATCCTTCCCTAccttttcaatttaaaaaatggcttttaGTGATCTAGCATCCAAGTACTTCAGAATCCTCCTGTTCATTAGTCAAAGCTGCCGCAGACTTTTGGTAGGATCATTTCGAAAACTATTCAGAAACCATGCAAATTGTGCAAACTGTGTAATCTATATACAagtttcatttaaaaaaatcaaaaggtaACAGGTTCCCTCAATTCAAAAGAGCAGAAGAATGCTCTGAACAGTATTGATTCCTCTTTCTAAGTTTTACCTCTGACTTTCTATATAATATAACTTTTCCTTCTCTTCACTATGTAATATCC
Coding sequences within it:
- the LOC132055842 gene encoding RNA-dependent RNA polymerase 2; the protein is MGIEKRATTTVKVTNIPQSAIAKDLFDFFDASIGKGSVFACDIFSEHKNWKSRGHGRVQFETLEAKLQSLLLSEQGKLVFKGYKLVLVSSFDDIISRPVEPKYRFQNGILHSGVMVKKDLMEVLETWGDVKTLIMPERKSLEFWVSDAGECYRLEVQFSDIAEASECSLEDEKPALLLKLKHAPKLYQRVSGTAVASKFSADRYHICKEDCEFLWVRTTDFSGIKSIGCSSSLCWEIEDRLLSSDLLSSLPYCNNNVIHLFLVKVGDIYSASEFVPLVSFRSDLKLPYEILFQLNSLVHTQKISLGAVDTDLIEVLSKLELDTAVMFLQKMQKLQSTCFEPVTFIKTRLHVSGKSSKNQPSSSYRRLVNHNMMSVHRVLVTPSKIYCLGPELETSNYIVKNFASHASDFLRVTFVEEDWSKLSPNAISMSVEQGIFAKPYRTKIYHRILSILREGIVIGTKRFFFLAFSASQLRSNSVWMFASNEYVKAEDIREWMGCFNKIRSVSKCAARMGQLFSTSFQTMEVQPQHVEILPDIEVTSDGVTYCFSDGIGKISQAFARQVAEKCGLDDIPSAFQIRYGGYKGVIAVDRNSFRKLSLRGSMLKFESKNRMLNITKWSDAMPCYLNREIVILLSTLGVEDKALEDLLDNHLRLLGKMLTTNEAALDVLESIGGGDVKKILMRMLLQGYAPNLEPYLSMMLQSHFENQLSDLRSRCRIFIPKGRVLVGCLDETGILDYGQVYVRITMNKAELQNGPQNFFEKVDEKTAVVRGKVVVTKNPCLHPGDIRVLDAVYEVALEEKAWADCIIFPQKGERPHPNECSGGDLDGDLYFISWDENLIPKQTVTPMDYTGRRPRIMDHEVTLEEIQRFFVDYMISDTLGAISTAHLVHADREPDKALNPKCLQLATLHSMAVDFAKTGAAAEMPRYLKPREFPDFMERWDKPMYISEGVLGKLYRGIVKSFVRRNADDLCTIQDAYDHDLLVEGYEDFLENAKNHKELYLDKMSSLLNYYGAEKEVEILTGNLRQKSEYLKRDNRRYFELKDRILVSAKSLRKEVKGWFTGCCKEDDHQKLASAWYHVTYHPNYCQGSANCLGFPWVVGDILLDIKSRNTRKMNL